One segment of Paenibacillus sp. FSL R7-0337 DNA contains the following:
- a CDS encoding ATP-grasp domain-containing protein, with protein MKKILIIGAGILQVPAIIEAKKMGYKVATFDQDSNAPGFKLADESYQISTLDILNATNKAIEIKPDGVMTLASDMPLRTVASIAHSLGLKSISIETAEVATNKLKMREELERNKVPIPYFYKIDGFEDFVNAVKKFKNEKIIVKPADNSGSRGVQLCNTTNMNIKDSYIYSRDFSRSGQLIIEEYMNGPEVSVETFSLNGKVHIIAITDKITTGAPYFVEMGHSQPSKLDIDLQEEICKVAIAAVLALKIYDGPSHVEIIVTPSGPKIVELGARLGGDNITTSLVPLSTGVNLVKACLQTAIGEIPDINKKFNRAAIIKYIEPPMGKITSIIGIEEISEIHGVEFVMLKRVGEKITEIKNSSDRSGYIINSGNNLKDASNQMDVALGKLKITTK; from the coding sequence ATGAAAAAAATTCTTATAATTGGTGCTGGGATACTCCAAGTGCCAGCAATTATTGAAGCAAAAAAGATGGGGTATAAGGTTGCAACTTTTGATCAAGATAGTAATGCTCCAGGATTCAAACTGGCTGATGAATCTTATCAAATAAGCACCTTGGATATATTAAACGCAACTAATAAAGCAATAGAAATAAAACCAGATGGAGTAATGACTTTAGCAAGTGATATGCCATTGCGAACTGTTGCGAGTATTGCTCATAGTCTTGGATTAAAATCTATCAGCATTGAGACTGCTGAGGTAGCAACTAATAAGCTTAAGATGCGAGAAGAATTAGAGAGAAACAAAGTGCCAATTCCCTATTTTTATAAAATTGATGGGTTTGAGGATTTTGTGAATGCAGTGAAAAAATTCAAAAATGAGAAAATAATTGTTAAACCAGCCGATAATTCGGGTAGTAGAGGTGTTCAGTTATGTAACACTACTAATATGAATATAAAAGACTCTTACATTTATAGTAGGGATTTTTCACGAAGTGGTCAACTTATTATTGAAGAGTACATGAATGGTCCTGAAGTAAGCGTTGAAACATTTTCTCTAAATGGTAAAGTTCATATCATTGCTATAACTGATAAGATTACGACTGGTGCTCCTTATTTCGTAGAAATGGGACACTCTCAGCCTAGTAAATTAGACATAGATCTTCAGGAAGAGATTTGTAAGGTTGCAATAGCGGCTGTTTTAGCATTGAAAATATATGATGGACCATCACATGTAGAAATAATAGTCACTCCGAGTGGGCCTAAAATTGTTGAGTTAGGCGCTAGATTAGGTGGAGATAATATTACAACTTCACTAGTTCCATTATCAACAGGAGTTAATCTTGTAAAAGCCTGTCTACAAACAGCTATAGGAGAAATACCAGATATAAATAAAAAGTTTAATAGAGCGGCAATTATAAAATATATTGAGCCACCGATGGGTAAAATTACTTCAATTATCGGAATTGAAGAGATTTCAGAGATCCATGGAGTCGAATTTGTTATGTTGAAGCGTGTTGGAGAAAAAATTACTGAAATAAAAAATAGTTCGGATAGAAGTGGATATATTATCAACTCTGGAAATAATTTAAAAGATGCTTCGAATCAAATGGATGTAGCTCTTGGAAAATTGAAAATAACCACTAAATAA